The following proteins are co-located in the Agromyces laixinhei genome:
- a CDS encoding carbohydrate ABC transporter permease: MSDQSAQVGQSNAVGPGVLLTGERPFEGAPIGSQEEFIAGEDRRKPRRWSRGRLVMLAFVVPALVIYLLMVIVPSLQTVQLSFTNWDGISDGYDYIGIKNYEDILTSGRFWNAVRNTLILGLGSAIIINVIALIVALMLDKLNHAPGLFRTAVYLPALVSAFIMATIWKYLLNFNFGSVNTVLREIGVPDWARDWLGDSSIVIWVILFITCFTLGGNTTLIYLANLQSVPQELVEAARIDGANGWKVFWNVTWPMIAGAVTVNMTLAMIAGWVIFDQILVLTAGGPGFVSETMAFFIYKVGFGEYRAGFGSAAAVVLFLVVIVSTVGTNAYMRKREIQA; encoded by the coding sequence ATGAGTGATCAGAGCGCTCAGGTAGGCCAATCCAACGCCGTCGGCCCCGGCGTGCTGCTCACGGGTGAACGACCCTTCGAGGGAGCGCCTATCGGCAGCCAAGAAGAGTTCATCGCCGGCGAGGACCGTCGCAAGCCCCGGCGCTGGAGCCGTGGACGCCTGGTGATGCTCGCCTTCGTCGTCCCGGCGCTGGTCATCTACCTGCTCATGGTCATCGTCCCTTCGCTGCAGACGGTGCAGCTGAGCTTCACCAACTGGGACGGCATCAGCGATGGCTACGACTACATCGGAATCAAGAACTACGAGGACATCCTCACCAGCGGCCGCTTCTGGAACGCCGTCCGCAACACGCTCATCCTCGGTCTCGGCTCGGCCATCATCATCAATGTCATCGCCCTGATCGTCGCGCTCATGCTCGACAAGCTGAACCACGCGCCGGGACTCTTCCGCACCGCGGTGTACCTGCCCGCTCTGGTCAGCGCCTTCATCATGGCAACGATCTGGAAGTACCTCCTCAACTTCAACTTCGGCAGTGTCAACACCGTGCTGCGGGAGATCGGGGTCCCCGACTGGGCACGCGACTGGCTCGGCGACAGCAGCATCGTGATCTGGGTGATCCTCTTCATCACCTGCTTCACTCTCGGCGGCAACACCACCCTCATCTACCTGGCGAATCTGCAGTCCGTTCCGCAGGAGTTGGTCGAGGCCGCCCGCATCGACGGCGCCAACGGCTGGAAGGTGTTTTGGAACGTCACCTGGCCGATGATCGCCGGCGCCGTGACCGTCAACATGACGCTCGCGATGATCGCCGGCTGGGTCATCTTCGACCAGATCCTCGTCCTGACCGCCGGTGGCCCCGGATTCGTCAGCGAAACGATGGCGTTCTTCATCTATAAGGTCGGCTTCGGCGAGTACCGCGCCGGGTTCGGATCGGCGGCC
- a CDS encoding ABC transporter substrate-binding protein produces MYNATRRGILMTGIAVSAIGALALTGCTAGGSEAAGSQEKTTIRFLYATGDETWNSVVDSVVTTFNEQSDTTTVELDPLPAGSDYATALKTVDATGNWPAIVDMRDTLTYVNAGKLAPIPSEVTDLLEPTAFAAAEDGNVYTVPYSALNGELGINIIYNKDYFEENDLEVPETYDDFITLLEDIKANGDVPLATAAGEVWPSDQLWKPLAAPIFAEYTDEGGFWNAAAEKTATVEDLRDPLEELQYITDNFVLEGWQSTADAQTTTLLVNDQAVMATSSAGLGRLNDIHKVDPDFNAGLFIIPDEDGNINVLKNSVVGDTAGGLAISSQAAEDEDELASSVEFLEFFYSVEAANLMEEAGWISPNIVDSDEVVRNNSIPGAEDFFALLENPNLVWYENAPTWSTFSAFNTFFRQSRIEMQDGQSSLDDTINKTQTELDNQVAAAG; encoded by the coding sequence CAACGCAACGAGGCGCGGCATCCTCATGACCGGCATCGCGGTCAGCGCCATCGGCGCGCTGGCGCTCACCGGCTGCACCGCTGGGGGGAGCGAGGCTGCCGGCAGCCAGGAGAAGACCACCATTCGGTTCCTCTATGCAACCGGCGACGAGACGTGGAACAGCGTGGTGGACTCGGTCGTGACGACGTTCAACGAGCAGAGCGACACCACCACGGTCGAACTCGACCCGCTTCCGGCCGGGTCGGACTACGCAACCGCGCTGAAGACGGTCGACGCCACCGGCAACTGGCCGGCCATCGTCGACATGCGCGACACGCTCACCTATGTCAACGCCGGCAAGCTGGCCCCGATCCCGTCAGAGGTCACCGATCTGCTGGAGCCGACGGCATTCGCGGCGGCGGAGGACGGCAACGTCTACACCGTGCCCTACAGCGCCCTCAACGGCGAGCTCGGCATCAACATCATCTACAACAAGGACTACTTCGAGGAGAACGACCTCGAGGTGCCCGAGACCTACGACGACTTCATCACACTGCTGGAGGACATCAAGGCCAACGGTGATGTGCCCCTGGCGACGGCCGCCGGTGAGGTGTGGCCCTCCGACCAGCTGTGGAAGCCGCTGGCCGCGCCGATCTTCGCGGAGTACACCGACGAGGGCGGCTTCTGGAACGCCGCCGCCGAGAAGACGGCCACGGTGGAGGACCTGCGCGATCCGCTCGAGGAACTGCAGTACATCACCGACAACTTCGTCCTCGAGGGTTGGCAGTCCACCGCCGACGCGCAGACCACCACACTGTTGGTGAACGATCAGGCTGTCATGGCGACGTCGTCCGCCGGTCTGGGGCGACTCAACGACATCCACAAGGTGGACCCCGACTTCAACGCGGGGTTGTTCATCATCCCGGACGAGGACGGCAACATCAACGTCCTGAAGAACAGCGTGGTCGGCGACACCGCTGGTGGTCTCGCGATCTCGTCGCAGGCGGCGGAGGATGAGGACGAGCTGGCCTCGTCGGTCGAGTTCCTCGAGTTCTTCTACTCCGTGGAAGCGGCCAACCTGATGGAGGAGGCCGGATGGATCTCGCCCAACATCGTCGACTCCGACGAGGTCGTCCGTAACAACTCGATCCCTGGTGCCGAGGACTTCTTCGCCCTCCTGGAGAACCCGAACCTCGTCTGGTACGAGAACGCCCCCACCTGGAGCACGTTCAGCGCCTTCAACACGTTCTTCCGTCAGTCTCGCATCGAGATGCAGGACGGACAGTCGTCGCTGGACGACACCATCAACAAGACCCAGACCGAGCTCGACAACCAGGTCGCGGCTGCCGGCTGA